One window of Chloroflexus aggregans DSM 9485 genomic DNA carries:
- a CDS encoding anthranilate synthase component II — translation MNVLLIDNYDSFTYNLYQYLCELGATVDVVRNDQITVAEVAARQPDRIVISPGPCTPAEAGISVDVIRELGSSIPILGVCLGHQAIGAAYGGAVVRAPLVMHGKLSPIYHNGQGVFAGLPSPFMATRYHSLIVRREDLPAELEITAWTEDGLIMGMRHRSFPVEGVQFHPESIMTEGGKQMLANFLAGVPVSAGSGE, via the coding sequence ATGAACGTGCTGTTAATCGATAACTACGATTCGTTTACCTATAATCTCTATCAGTATCTGTGTGAATTAGGTGCGACAGTTGATGTCGTTCGGAATGATCAAATCACAGTTGCCGAAGTGGCGGCGCGTCAGCCTGACCGGATCGTGATTAGTCCCGGACCATGTACGCCTGCCGAGGCGGGGATCAGTGTTGATGTGATCCGCGAATTGGGTAGCTCCATTCCGATCTTGGGCGTATGTCTGGGCCATCAAGCGATTGGCGCTGCGTATGGTGGTGCAGTCGTGCGCGCGCCACTCGTGATGCACGGGAAGCTGTCGCCCATTTATCATAATGGGCAAGGCGTCTTTGCCGGCTTGCCGTCGCCGTTTATGGCGACCCGCTATCACTCACTGATTGTACGTCGGGAGGATCTTCCCGCTGAACTGGAAATCACGGCCTGGACGGAGGATGGGCTGATTATGGGTATGCGCCATCGTTCGTTTCCGGTTGAAGGTGTGCAGTTCCATCCTGAATCGATTATGACCGAGGGTGGTAAACAGATGCTGGCCAATTTCTTGGCCGGTGTGCCGGTGAGTGCAGGGAGTGGGGAGTAG